A single Salminus brasiliensis chromosome 20, fSalBra1.hap2, whole genome shotgun sequence DNA region contains:
- the sdf2l1 gene encoding stromal cell-derived factor 2-like protein 1, whose translation MEPLKTTRVCLDVVLLFVVLATCQARDPDSSYVTCGSLVKLLNTRHNVRLHSHDVKYGSGSGQQSVTGVDTADDANSYWRIRGKPNETCQRGVPIKCGQAIRFTHMKTGRNLHTHHFSSPLSNNQEVSAFGENGEGDDLDVWAVQCSGTYWERDDAVRIKHLGTSVFLSVTGEQYGHPIRGQREVHGMPSPNQHNYWKVMEGVFIQPSNEPLHHDEL comes from the exons ATGGAGCCGTTAAAGACCACCCGTGTCTGTTTGGATGTCGTTTTGCTATTCGTGGTCTTGGCCACGTGCCAGGCCCGCGACCCGGACTCCAGCTATGTCACATGTGGGTCTTTAGTGAAGCTGCTGAACACACGGCACAACGTCAGGCTGCACTCCCATGATGTCAAATACGGCTCAG GTAGCGGGCAGCAGTCGGTTACTGGTGTGGATACAGCGGATGATGCAAACAGTTACTGGCGTATCCGTGGTAAACCAAATGAAACGTGCCAGCGAGGAGTGCCCATTAAGTGTGGTCAGGCCATCCGTTTCACTCATATGAAAACCGGACGCAACCTCCACACTCACCACTTCAGCTCTCCCCTTTCTAACAACCAG GAGGTCAGTGCGTTTGGGGAGAACGGAGAGGGTGACGATTTAGACGTTTGGGCGGTCCAGTGCAGTGGCACTTACTGGGAGCGTGACGATGCTGTTCGGATCAAACATCTCGGCACCAGCGTCTTTCTCAGCGTAACTGGAGAGCAGTACGGCCATCCAATCAGAGGCCAGCGTGAGGTCCACGGAATGCCCTCGCCCAATCAGCACAACTACTGGAAGGTGATGGAGGGAGTGTTCATCCAACCCAGCAATGAACCTCTCCATCATGACGAGCTGTGA
- the ydjc gene encoding carbohydrate deacetylase, which produces MPQPKVKLVVTGDDFGYCERRNRGIVDCFQAGGISNVSLLVNAASAEDAAELAKRHHIPIGLHANLSEGVPVCQELKRSTLLNKDGFFHGKMGFREVLQSGQMNMTEVEAELRAQVKRFCELTGHLPSHMDGHQHVHVLPEVRDVFAQLLSDFGISYTRVPVEPGLHSCPFLPPHLRDFYLQVEQDALQSVEVFHRHGIRWPDVYLGLSTMGQNMSLANLKRALGFALEARTSTVVQSDDLCAPDSNQPITVELMVHPGYPSHPLQGGCGEGPDDFSQSSDRLHELNTLRDPALLSYYKQQGILLCAFNDF; this is translated from the exons ATGCCTCAGCCCAAAGTCAAGTTGGTCGTGACCGGAGATGATTTTGGGTACTGCGAGAGAAGGAACCGGGGAATCGTGGACTGCTTCCAGGCTGGGGGGATCTCCAACGTGTCGCTGCTGGTTAACGCCGCCTCGGCGGAGGACGCAGCAGAGCTGGCCAAGAG GCATCACATTCCTATTGGACTTCATGCCAACCTCTCAGAGGGTGTTCCAGTGTGTCAGGAGCTGAAGAGATCCACACTTCTTAATAAAGATGGCTTCTTTCATGGCAAAATGGGCTTCCGGGAAGTTTTGCAGAGtggacaaatgaacatgactGAG GTGGAGGCGGAGCTTAGGGCTCAGGTTAAGCGTTTTTGTGAGCTCACTGGTCACCTGCCCAGTCACATGGATGGCCACCAGCATGTACATGTGTTGCCAG AGGTGCGAGATGTTTTTGCGCAACTTCTCTCTGACTTTGGGATCTCTTACACACGCGTCCCAGTGGAGCCTGGTCTGCATTCATGTCCTTTTCTACCTCCCCATCTCAGAGATTTCTACTTGCAGGTTGAGCAAGATGCCCTCCAGTCTGTGGAGGTCTTCCATCGCCATGGCATCAG ATGGCCTGATGTCTACCTGGGCCTAAGCACGATGGGGCAGAACATGTCCCTCGCCAACCTCAAAAGAGCCCTGGGCTTTGCTCTGGAGGCGCGGACATCTACGGTGGTGCAGTCTGATGATCTCTGTGCCCCTGACTCgaatcagccaatcacagtgGAGCTGATGGTGCATCCTGGATACCCGAGTCATCCTCTGCAGGGTGGCTGTGGCGAAGGGCCAGACGACTTTTCCCAGTCCTCTGATCGTCTGCATGAGCTGAACACGCTGAGGGACCCGGCACTGCTCAGCTACTATAAGCAGCAGGGAATCCTCCTCTGTGCCTTCAATGACTTTTAA
- the ube2l3b gene encoding ubiquitin-conjugating enzyme E2 L3b, protein MAASRRLHKELEEIRKSGMKNFRNIQVDESNILTWQGLIVPDNPPYDKGAFRIEIIFPAEYPFKPPKITFKTKIYHPNIDEKGQVCLPVISAENWKPATKTDQVIQSLIALVNDPQPEHPLRADLAEEYSKDRKKFFKNAEEFTKKHGEKRPVD, encoded by the exons ATGGCTGCGAGCAGGAGGCTGCACAAG GAGCTTGAAGAAATCCGCAAATCTGGAATGAAAAACTTCCGTAACATTCAAGTCGATGAATCTAATATATTGACATGGCAGGGCCTCATTGTTCCA GATAACCCTCCCTATGACAAAGGGGCATTCAGGATCGAGATCATCTTTCCTGCAGAATATCCTTTCAAACCTCCAAAGATCACGTTCAAGACGAAGATCTACCACCCCAACATTGACGAGAAAGGACAGGTCTGCCTGCCTGTGATTAGTGCAGAGAACTGGAAACCAGCCACCAAAACTGACCAAG TTATTCAGTCGCTTATTGCCCTGGTGAACGACCCACAGCCAGAACACCCCCTGAGGGCCGACCTAGCAGAAGAATACTCAAAGGACCGTAAAAAATTCTTTAAGAACGCAGAAGAGTTTACAAAGAAACATGGTGAAAAGCGGCCAGTGGACTAA